One window of the Pyrinomonadaceae bacterium genome contains the following:
- a CDS encoding CBS domain-containing protein has protein sequence MLYLSQVLGRPIIDLEGERVATLKDVIVRLGQDDHPPVAGFVARYRRRDFFLSRWRISDFGEHGVKLDSDILDLRPFMRREGEVLLARDVLDKQLIDVDGKRVVRVNDVQIIPAANEWRVTGADVSLAGLWRRLAPSFMRRGNPVEVIDWADVGYLATDAATVQLKSSRGKLTRLHPVEIARLAAAFSYQQGAEIVESLDDETAAETLEEMAAERQAQIIGDMDEERAADILEHMSPDEAADVLGDLPEAKAEDLLHRMDDEEQSEVAELLPYEDDTAGGLMTTEFVTLPRALTVGEALARLREMAETPNMIYYLYVVEHEESWKLVGVIALRSLILARTSAPLEQVMRTDLQVAHPDDNADEVAHKIAEYNLLALPVLDETGDILGIVTVDDAIEHLLPRDWRERVPRLLG, from the coding sequence TCGCGCGCTATCGCCGGCGCGACTTCTTTCTCTCGCGTTGGCGGATTTCGGACTTCGGCGAGCATGGCGTAAAGCTCGATTCAGACATTCTCGATCTGCGACCGTTCATGCGACGCGAGGGCGAAGTGCTGCTCGCACGCGATGTGTTAGACAAACAATTGATCGATGTGGACGGCAAACGAGTCGTGCGCGTTAACGACGTGCAAATCATTCCCGCTGCGAACGAGTGGCGCGTAACGGGCGCGGACGTAAGCCTCGCCGGACTCTGGCGGCGGCTCGCTCCTTCATTCATGCGCCGCGGAAATCCGGTTGAAGTCATCGACTGGGCCGACGTTGGCTATCTCGCCACGGACGCCGCAACTGTTCAGTTGAAATCTTCGCGCGGCAAATTAACGCGCCTGCATCCGGTTGAAATTGCGCGCCTGGCGGCTGCCTTCTCGTATCAACAAGGCGCGGAAATCGTCGAATCGCTCGATGACGAAACGGCCGCTGAGACCCTCGAAGAAATGGCAGCCGAGCGTCAGGCTCAGATCATCGGCGACATGGATGAAGAGCGCGCGGCGGACATTCTTGAACACATGTCGCCCGACGAAGCGGCGGACGTTTTGGGCGATTTGCCGGAAGCCAAAGCGGAAGATCTTCTGCACCGCATGGACGACGAAGAACAGTCCGAGGTCGCTGAACTGTTGCCTTACGAAGACGACACGGCCGGCGGATTGATGACGACTGAGTTCGTCACTTTGCCGCGCGCCTTGACGGTCGGCGAAGCGCTCGCGCGCCTGCGCGAAATGGCTGAAACGCCAAACATGATCTATTACCTGTACGTCGTCGAGCACGAAGAGTCATGGAAATTGGTCGGTGTAATCGCGCTGCGAAGTTTGATACTGGCGAGAACGTCAGCGCCGCTCGAGCAAGTGATGAGAACAGATTTGCAGGTGGCGCATCCTGATGACAACGCTGATGAGGTCGCGCACAAAATTGCCGAATACAACCTGCTGGCGCTGCCGGTGCTGGACGAAACCGGTGACATACTCGGCATTGTTACCGTCGATGACGCGATTGAGCATCTCCTGCCGCGTGACTGGCGCGAACGCGTGCCGCGATTGCTTGGCTAG
- a CDS encoding Nramp family divalent metal transporter, with product MPELPTNVRAAGRGILRRGAQGVRRTVARRPRLFLYLSVLGPGLITANAGNDAGGIATFASVGADHGYKLLWLLIPLTISLGMVQEMCARMGAVTGKGLADLIRERFGVRWTALVMLALLIANGGVTVSEFVGIAAAMELFGVARYISVPIAAIVIWWLVVRGNYQRVERVFLAMTLVFLGYVVSAFLARPSWGTVAREMVRPSIEVTPLYLFTLVAIIGTTISPYMQVFIQSSVVEKRVRPENYALTKADVWGGTIFAILIVFFIVVSTAATLHVRGEHVDSAAQAARALRPFAGAYAELLFGIGLFGASMLAAGVVPLATAYSITEAFGFEKGLSNSFREAPIFLGVFTFLVALGALIAMMPGLPIISVLLVTQVINGVLLPVILFALLRLVNDRELMGSYVNRPLYNVGAWATALIVSASSLLLIGITIFRWLT from the coding sequence GTGCCAGAACTACCAACCAACGTCCGAGCTGCAGGTCGCGGCATCCTGCGGCGTGGCGCTCAAGGTGTGCGGCGCACGGTAGCACGCCGGCCACGGCTATTTCTCTATCTCTCGGTTCTCGGCCCAGGGCTCATCACCGCGAACGCCGGCAATGATGCTGGCGGCATTGCGACCTTTGCGTCAGTCGGCGCCGATCACGGTTACAAGCTTCTCTGGCTACTCATTCCGCTGACCATCAGTCTGGGAATGGTTCAGGAAATGTGCGCGCGCATGGGCGCGGTGACCGGAAAAGGTCTCGCTGATTTGATCCGCGAGCGCTTTGGCGTGCGCTGGACGGCGTTGGTGATGCTCGCGCTCTTGATCGCAAACGGCGGCGTTACCGTTTCCGAGTTCGTTGGCATCGCAGCGGCGATGGAACTGTTTGGCGTGGCGCGATACATCTCGGTTCCGATTGCTGCAATAGTGATTTGGTGGCTGGTGGTGCGCGGAAACTATCAGCGTGTTGAGCGAGTCTTTCTCGCGATGACGCTTGTTTTCCTCGGGTACGTCGTGTCGGCCTTTCTCGCGCGTCCGTCGTGGGGGACTGTCGCGCGCGAAATGGTTCGTCCGTCAATTGAGGTTACGCCGCTCTATTTGTTCACGCTGGTCGCGATCATCGGCACCACGATTTCGCCCTACATGCAGGTTTTCATTCAATCCTCAGTCGTAGAGAAACGCGTGCGGCCAGAGAACTATGCGTTGACGAAAGCTGACGTCTGGGGCGGAACGATTTTCGCGATTCTGATCGTCTTTTTCATCGTGGTTTCGACTGCGGCAACGCTGCACGTCCGCGGTGAACATGTTGATTCCGCCGCCCAAGCCGCACGCGCGTTACGACCATTCGCGGGTGCCTACGCCGAACTCCTGTTTGGAATTGGATTGTTCGGGGCGTCAATGCTGGCAGCCGGAGTTGTTCCTTTGGCCACCGCTTACTCGATCACCGAAGCGTTTGGGTTTGAGAAAGGTCTCTCGAACAGTTTCCGGGAAGCGCCGATCTTCCTCGGTGTGTTCACCTTTCTGGTAGCTCTAGGTGCGCTCATCGCGATGATGCCGGGCTTGCCCATCATTTCCGTGCTCCTGGTGACCCAGGTTATCAATGGCGTGCTGCTGCCGGTGATCCTTTTCGCCCTCCTGCGCCTGGTCAACGACCGCGAATTGATGGGAAGCTATGTTAACCGTCCGCTGTACAACGTCGGCGCTTGGGCCACCGCTCTGATCGTTTCGGCCTCGTCGTTACTTCTGATTGGCATCACAATCTTCCGCTGGTTAAC